Proteins encoded together in one Nostoc sp. PCC 7524 window:
- a CDS encoding carbonic anhydrase, with the protein MARINGFIGRRNFLWLAGGGSLAVVTTTVGGSLIAGKQETTIADVNPPNSNSVNPQQALKRLLDGNERFSQLRPKYPNQSRTRLQSVAKGQYPFATILGCADSRVPAEIIFDQGLGDLFVVRVAGNVASDMAIGSLEYATSVLGSQLIVVLGHRQCGAVAAAIQNKPLPGRISYVVEEIKPALANVKSTSKNINEAGVIDNIQYQAEKLLKKSTILAKLVRQGKLKIVGAVYDIDTGKVSIIT; encoded by the coding sequence ATGGCTCGCATCAATGGATTTATCGGTCGTCGTAATTTCTTGTGGTTAGCAGGTGGAGGAAGCTTGGCTGTGGTAACTACTACTGTTGGTGGTAGCCTAATTGCAGGCAAACAAGAAACTACAATTGCTGATGTTAATCCTCCTAACTCTAATTCAGTTAATCCTCAACAAGCTTTAAAACGCTTACTCGATGGTAATGAAAGATTTAGCCAACTTCGGCCAAAATATCCTAACCAATCACGCACACGCCTGCAATCAGTTGCTAAGGGGCAGTATCCTTTTGCAACTATATTAGGCTGTGCAGATTCTAGAGTACCTGCGGAAATTATTTTTGATCAAGGACTTGGGGATTTATTCGTTGTCCGAGTCGCTGGGAATGTTGCTAGTGATATGGCGATCGGTAGCCTAGAATATGCTACATCGGTGCTGGGTTCGCAGTTAATTGTAGTTTTAGGTCATAGACAATGCGGTGCAGTAGCGGCAGCAATCCAAAATAAACCTCTTCCTGGTAGGATTAGCTATGTTGTGGAAGAGATAAAACCAGCCCTAGCAAACGTAAAATCCACATCGAAGAATATTAATGAAGCAGGAGTGATTGACAATATTCAATATCAAGCAGAAAAACTACTAAAAAAGTCCACTATCTTAGCAAAATTAGTGCGTCAGGGTAAGCTCAAAATCGTTGGCGCTGTTTATGATATTGATACAGGGAAAGTCTCAATTATTACCTAA
- a CDS encoding Fur family transcriptional regulator: MTVYTTTSLKAELNERGWRLTPQRETILHIFQELPQGEHLSAEDLYERLESEGEGISLSTIYRTLKLMARMGILRELELGEGHKHYEINQPYPHHHHHLICVKCNATIEFKNDSILKIGAKTAQKEGFHLLDCQMTIHAVCPKCQRALMPL; the protein is encoded by the coding sequence ATGACTGTCTACACAACTACTTCATTAAAGGCAGAATTAAACGAACGAGGCTGGCGTTTAACTCCCCAAAGGGAAACAATTTTACACATTTTTCAAGAACTCCCACAAGGCGAACACCTCAGTGCTGAGGATCTTTATGAACGCCTAGAAAGCGAGGGTGAAGGAATTAGTCTCTCAACTATCTACCGGACTTTGAAGTTGATGGCGCGGATGGGGATTTTGCGGGAACTGGAATTAGGTGAGGGACATAAACATTACGAAATTAACCAGCCTTATCCCCATCATCATCATCACCTAATTTGTGTCAAATGTAACGCCACTATTGAGTTCAAAAATGACTCAATTTTAAAAATTGGGGCTAAAACTGCTCAAAAAGAAGGGTTTCATCTACTTGACTGTCAGATGACAATCCATGCAGTGTGTCCCAAGTGCCAACGGGCGTTGATGCCTCTGTAG
- a CDS encoding PIG-L deacetylase family protein, producing the protein MSHKSAIVFAPHQDDETLGCGGLIALKRSLGIPVEVVFMTDGRYGISHGFTSEKITDIRQEEAVNALNILGITDLHIHFLNQIDGSLQNLPHHQRQQIIDQLVQLLHSFKPEEVYVPHRKDVHNDHEATYSLVKEAIAVSGLHVDLLQYPVWFFWQNPLSLKIKLADITNAYRLAIGSVKERKKQAIVSYNSQLPILPSPFLKRFFLPYEIFFK; encoded by the coding sequence GTGAGTCATAAATCCGCAATTGTTTTTGCACCCCATCAAGATGATGAAACTTTAGGCTGTGGCGGTTTAATTGCCCTCAAACGGTCACTAGGAATACCTGTAGAGGTGGTATTTATGACTGATGGCAGATATGGTATTTCTCATGGGTTTACATCGGAAAAAATCACAGATATTCGCCAGGAAGAAGCTGTAAATGCCCTAAACATCCTAGGAATTACAGATCTGCACATTCACTTTCTTAACCAAATAGATGGCTCTTTGCAAAATCTGCCGCATCATCAACGCCAACAGATAATTGATCAGTTAGTTCAACTGCTACATTCATTTAAACCAGAGGAGGTTTACGTACCCCACAGAAAAGATGTTCATAATGATCATGAAGCTACTTACAGTTTAGTGAAGGAAGCGATCGCAGTATCAGGACTCCATGTCGATCTATTACAGTATCCAGTTTGGTTTTTTTGGCAAAATCCACTGTCTCTAAAGATAAAATTGGCAGATATCACCAATGCTTACCGATTAGCAATTGGTTCTGTTAAGGAGAGAAAAAAACAGGCGATTGTCAGCTATAACTCACAACTTCCTATATTACCTAGCCCATTTCTCAAGCGGTTCTTTTTACCATATGAGATTTTTTTCAAGTAG
- a CDS encoding peptidylprolyl isomerase, whose product MTEMLQIGDRTIQASEILPLLANYQLLPQLIRELIIDEAIAPIECNPEEVAHAKQRFYAERQLTQAADIQAWMAQQGLSADQLDKMMTRKLKLEKFKQVTWGNKLESYFFQLKGKLDKVIYSLLRTQDAGLAQELYFRIQAKEQSFADVAQKYSQGPEAQTGGLVGPVELNTLHPAMVQLLTSCQPGQISPPARIAEWLVIVRVEKFIPAQLDEPMKARLLNELFEGWLQEQQKQAQVI is encoded by the coding sequence ATGACTGAAATGCTCCAAATCGGCGATCGCACAATCCAAGCTAGTGAAATCCTTCCCTTACTGGCAAATTATCAACTGCTCCCGCAATTGATACGTGAACTAATTATTGATGAAGCCATAGCCCCCATAGAGTGCAATCCTGAAGAAGTCGCCCATGCTAAACAGCGTTTTTACGCCGAACGACAGTTGACACAAGCAGCTGATATTCAAGCATGGATGGCGCAGCAAGGTCTGAGTGCTGATCAATTAGATAAGATGATGACTCGGAAATTAAAACTAGAAAAATTTAAGCAAGTCACTTGGGGTAACAAACTAGAATCTTATTTTTTTCAGTTGAAGGGAAAATTAGATAAAGTAATTTATTCTCTACTGCGAACTCAAGATGCAGGGCTAGCTCAAGAACTCTACTTTCGCATTCAAGCCAAAGAACAGTCTTTTGCAGACGTAGCGCAGAAATATTCCCAAGGGCCAGAAGCTCAAACAGGTGGGTTAGTGGGGCCTGTGGAACTAAATACACTTCATCCGGCGATGGTACAACTACTTACCAGTTGTCAACCAGGCCAAATTTCACCCCCAGCTCGGATTGCTGAGTGGTTGGTAATTGTCCGAGTGGAGAAATTCATCCCCGCACAACTAGATGAACCCATGAAAGCCAGACTCTTGAATGAGCTATTTGAAGGTTGGTTACAAGAACAGCAAAAGCAAGCTCAAGTGATTTGA
- the sigC gene encoding RNA polymerase sigma factor SigC, whose amino-acid sequence MPATSFYADAAYNTQQSRQVLDPDLTVDDSDLSVDDLHELEIAAADPNNFAASANRRSTDLVRLYLQEIGRVRLLGRDEEVSEAQKVQRYLRLRTVLAGAAKQGDAVATPYLHLIEVQERLASELGHRPSLERWANTAGVQVSDLKPILSEGKRRWAEIAKMTVEELEQIQSNGLQAKEHMIKANLRLVVSVAKKYQNRGLELLDLVQEGTLGLERAVEKFDPTKGYRFSTYAYWWIRQGITRAIATSSRTIRLPVHITEKLNKIKKAQRKIAQEKGRTPTLEDLAIELEMTPSQVREVLLRVPRSVSLETKVGKDKDTELGELLETDGVTPEEMLMRESLQRDLQHLLADLTSRERDVILMRFGLADGHPYSLAEIGRALDLSRERVRQIESKALQKLRQPKRRNLIRDYLESLS is encoded by the coding sequence ATGCCAGCAACATCTTTTTATGCAGATGCCGCCTACAATACCCAACAATCCCGCCAGGTTTTAGACCCTGATCTTACGGTTGATGACAGTGATTTGTCGGTGGACGATCTCCACGAATTGGAGATTGCTGCTGCTGATCCCAATAACTTTGCTGCCAGTGCTAACCGTCGCAGTACAGATTTGGTACGTCTATACCTTCAGGAAATCGGCCGGGTACGGTTGTTAGGAAGGGATGAAGAAGTTTCCGAGGCACAAAAAGTTCAGCGATACCTAAGATTGCGGACAGTGCTTGCGGGTGCAGCCAAACAAGGAGATGCAGTAGCTACCCCCTATCTTCACTTAATTGAAGTTCAAGAACGTTTAGCATCGGAGTTAGGACACCGCCCTTCTTTAGAAAGATGGGCTAATACAGCTGGTGTCCAAGTATCGGATCTCAAGCCGATTTTGTCCGAAGGGAAGCGTCGTTGGGCAGAAATTGCCAAAATGACTGTAGAAGAATTGGAACAAATTCAGTCTAATGGACTGCAAGCCAAAGAACATATGATCAAGGCGAATTTACGCTTGGTTGTGTCTGTGGCGAAAAAATATCAAAATCGCGGTTTGGAATTATTAGATTTAGTCCAAGAAGGGACTCTGGGTTTAGAACGCGCTGTAGAAAAATTTGATCCCACCAAGGGATACCGCTTTAGTACCTATGCTTACTGGTGGATTCGTCAGGGAATTACCAGAGCGATCGCTACTTCTAGTCGTACGATTCGCCTCCCTGTTCACATCACAGAAAAGCTCAACAAAATTAAAAAAGCTCAACGTAAAATTGCCCAAGAAAAAGGACGCACTCCTACTTTAGAAGACTTGGCAATTGAGTTAGAAATGACACCTAGCCAAGTGCGAGAAGTTTTGTTAAGAGTTCCTCGTTCCGTTTCTTTAGAAACTAAAGTCGGTAAAGATAAAGACACCGAATTAGGTGAGTTATTAGAAACCGACGGTGTAACACCTGAAGAAATGTTAATGCGAGAATCTTTACAAAGAGACTTGCAACATTTGTTAGCAGATTTAACCAGCCGTGAACGTGATGTGATTTTAATGCGGTTTGGGTTAGCAGATGGTCATCCTTACTCTTTAGCGGAAATTGGCCGCGCTCTTGATTTATCACGGGAACGGGTACGCCAAATTGAATCCAAAGCTTTGCAAAAACTGCGTCAACCTAAGCGTCGCAACCTCATCCGTGACTATTTAGAGTCTTTGAGTTAA
- a CDS encoding peptidoglycan-binding domain-containing protein, with the protein MDNIAYLHLASDYEGNESSDLVSLSYLFNQAAAPDWKRLSSRAWKYMLPLALTLSILGSISSVWALQRGDQGPSVRSLQQKLQQAGFYQAPISQVYDFPTEAAVRRFQEAAGLPVDGIVGTRTLERLDNWRASPVSSQPPKATVVNTFTTPQPTNNATTPPRQTNSASTQTRQNTVINTQRRSNVTAAVNNKRRSPNYLTKGDEGEDVRLLQERLRVAGFYFGNATGIFGPITEESVKRFQAAYKLNVDGIVGPATLKRLPPVGVGGETPAPKPTAIKDTLTIGDRGEAVRVLQEQLIKAGYLKGTPNGYFGSYTADAVKRFQGENYLAISGIAGPTTRARLHSLVSKTPKSDFNVLEIQRRLQARGFYKGQLNGVMAEDTRKAIKQAQEFYGISLNDIRSGRF; encoded by the coding sequence ATGGACAATATCGCGTATTTGCACCTAGCCTCCGACTATGAAGGTAACGAATCCAGTGATTTAGTGTCTCTCAGTTACTTGTTTAACCAAGCAGCTGCACCAGACTGGAAACGTCTCTCTAGTAGAGCTTGGAAATATATGCTACCCTTGGCACTGACATTATCTATTCTTGGTAGTATTAGTAGCGTTTGGGCGTTGCAAAGGGGAGATCAAGGCCCTTCTGTCCGCAGTCTCCAACAAAAGCTGCAACAAGCAGGTTTTTATCAAGCTCCCATCAGCCAAGTCTATGATTTCCCCACAGAAGCAGCTGTGCGGCGTTTTCAAGAAGCGGCTGGTTTGCCTGTTGATGGCATTGTCGGCACTAGGACTTTAGAAAGATTGGATAATTGGCGTGCATCACCTGTGAGTAGCCAACCCCCAAAAGCCACAGTTGTTAATACATTCACCACACCTCAACCAACTAATAACGCTACTACGCCACCCAGACAAACCAATTCTGCGAGTACACAAACTCGCCAAAATACGGTTATTAATACACAACGCAGATCCAATGTTACTGCTGCTGTCAACAACAAACGCCGCAGTCCCAACTATTTAACTAAAGGAGATGAAGGGGAAGATGTGAGATTGTTACAAGAACGCTTGCGAGTAGCAGGATTTTATTTCGGTAACGCTACGGGAATTTTTGGCCCGATTACTGAAGAATCTGTGAAAAGATTTCAAGCCGCTTATAAACTCAATGTTGACGGGATTGTTGGCCCCGCAACACTCAAGAGATTGCCACCTGTTGGTGTCGGTGGAGAAACTCCTGCACCTAAGCCTACAGCAATTAAAGATACACTGACCATAGGCGATCGCGGTGAGGCAGTCAGAGTGTTACAAGAACAACTCATTAAAGCCGGATATCTAAAAGGAACACCCAATGGCTACTTTGGCAGCTACACAGCAGATGCTGTCAAGCGGTTTCAAGGGGAGAATTACTTAGCTATCAGTGGGATTGCGGGGCCTACTACTAGAGCTAGGTTACATAGTTTGGTCAGTAAAACACCCAAAAGCGATTTTAATGTCTTGGAAATCCAAAGACGACTACAAGCCAGAGGATTTTATAAAGGCCAATTAAATGGCGTAATGGCAGAAGACACGAGAAAAGCCATCAAGCAAGCTCAAGAATTTTACGGTATCAGTCTCAATGACATTAGAAGCGGACGCTTCTAG
- a CDS encoding ABC transporter ATP-binding protein gives MSGSAHNSAPLLEVQNVHAGYIKDVDILQGVNFRVAAGELVTVIGPNGAGKSTLAKTIFGLLTPHTGTITFKGENIAGLKSNQIVRRGMCYVPQIANVFPSLSVEENLEMGAFIRNDSVKPLKDKIFAMFPRLSDRRRQRAGTLSGGERQMLAMGKALMLEPSLLLLDEPSAALSPILVTQVFDQIKQVNQGGTAIVLVEQNARKALEMADRGYVLESGRDAISGPGQELLTNPKVGELYLGAGKDH, from the coding sequence ATGTCAGGTTCAGCACACAATTCTGCTCCTCTGCTAGAAGTCCAAAACGTCCACGCCGGATACATTAAAGATGTCGATATCCTCCAAGGCGTGAATTTTCGAGTCGCAGCAGGGGAATTAGTGACAGTGATTGGCCCCAACGGTGCAGGTAAATCAACCTTGGCGAAAACTATTTTTGGCTTGTTGACTCCCCATACAGGCACAATTACCTTCAAGGGTGAGAATATTGCAGGTTTAAAGTCCAATCAAATTGTCCGCAGGGGAATGTGCTATGTACCACAAATTGCGAATGTCTTTCCATCGTTGAGTGTGGAAGAAAATTTAGAAATGGGGGCTTTTATCCGTAATGATAGCGTCAAACCCCTCAAAGATAAAATATTTGCCATGTTTCCTAGATTAAGCGATCGCCGTCGTCAACGTGCTGGGACTCTCTCTGGCGGAGAACGTCAGATGTTAGCGATGGGTAAAGCTTTGATGTTAGAACCCAGTTTATTGTTATTAGATGAACCCTCAGCGGCCTTATCCCCAATTTTGGTAACACAAGTATTTGACCAGATTAAACAAGTGAATCAAGGGGGTACAGCAATTGTACTGGTAGAACAGAATGCCCGAAAAGCCTTGGAAATGGCTGATCGTGGTTATGTTTTAGAATCTGGACGCGATGCCATATCCGGCCCTGGACAAGAATTGTTAACTAATCCCAAGGTGGGTGAACTGTACCTGGGTGCGGGGAAAGATCATTAG
- the lipA gene encoding lipoyl synthase, translated as MTVKPDWLRVKAPQWERVGNVKEILRDLALNTVCEEASCPNIGECFQAGTATFLIMGPACTRACPYCDIDFEKKPKALDPTEPARLAEAVRRMRLNHVVITSVNRDDLPDGGASQFVQCIAAVRAVSPQTTIEVLIPDLCGNWDALEIILQAAPEVLNHNTETVPRLYRRVRPQGNYDRTLELLKLTRQIAPWLYSKSGIMVGLGETDAEVRQVMQDLRSVDCDILTIGQYLQPSQKHLQVNDFITPEQFAAWQAYGEELGFLQVVSSPLTRSSYHAEQVRELMQRYPRKKSPASVEF; from the coding sequence GTGACTGTTAAACCAGACTGGTTGCGAGTAAAAGCCCCTCAATGGGAGCGCGTCGGTAATGTAAAAGAAATTTTGCGGGATTTAGCACTCAATACGGTTTGTGAGGAAGCCTCCTGTCCGAACATTGGTGAGTGCTTCCAAGCTGGTACGGCTACATTTTTGATTATGGGGCCAGCTTGTACTCGTGCCTGTCCTTATTGTGATATTGACTTTGAGAAAAAACCCAAAGCTTTAGATCCCACAGAACCAGCACGATTGGCAGAAGCTGTACGTCGTATGAGACTAAATCATGTGGTAATTACCTCTGTCAACCGAGATGATTTACCTGATGGTGGTGCTTCTCAGTTTGTTCAGTGCATTGCAGCCGTGCGTGCAGTTTCACCCCAAACCACAATCGAGGTATTAATTCCTGATTTATGTGGTAACTGGGATGCTTTAGAGATCATTCTCCAAGCCGCGCCAGAGGTACTAAACCACAATACAGAAACAGTTCCACGGCTGTATCGGCGCGTCAGGCCTCAAGGGAATTACGATCGCACACTGGAATTACTCAAACTCACCCGCCAAATTGCTCCTTGGTTGTACAGCAAATCAGGGATTATGGTAGGACTCGGCGAAACTGATGCGGAAGTGCGTCAAGTTATGCAAGACTTGCGCTCTGTAGATTGTGATATCTTGACCATTGGGCAGTATCTCCAACCCAGTCAAAAACACTTGCAAGTCAATGATTTTATCACTCCAGAACAATTTGCGGCTTGGCAAGCTTACGGTGAAGAACTAGGATTTTTACAAGTTGTTTCCTCACCGTTAACCAGAAGTTCCTACCACGCCGAGCAAGTGCGCGAACTTATGCAGCGTTATCCACGGAAAAAGAGTCCTGCATCTGTTGAATTTTAA
- a CDS encoding ABC transporter ATP-binding protein, which yields MKTRSNYWQLLPYIRPQWQNITKGFVGILGYVLATLTLINFAGKLATPFGQGNVIAIAQLAAILGLVFLVRGFFQSVQDIYMAKAALRVAFYLRKQVYAHLQKLDLSYFETAKAGDLSYRLTEDIDRIGEVINKLFHDFLPCVLQLIAIPIYMIYLNWQLTLATVIVAPLMGILIGWFGERLRKYSLKSQNRVSDLSAILTEVFSGIRLVRAFAAENYEIARFSHEAERSFQAKYSAERLKAVQIPIIGFLEALSALSLILVGAWQIQQQNLTVGEFFSYLAAAGLLIDPIGHVTNNYNEFKQGEASVDRIFELIAIQPTVLEPANATNLPPVQGKVEYRHITFAYKPGEPVLKDISLLVMPGEAIALVGASGAGKTTFVNLLPRFYDPATGQILIDGVDIRHVTLESLRRQIGIVPQETIMFSGTVAQNIAFGQDTYDLEAVTAAAKIANAHQFISQLPEGYQTWVGERGVNLSGGQRQRIAIARAVLLNPQILILDEATSALDSESEALVQEALERLMQQRTVFIIAHRLSTVRRCDRILVLERGQIVESGTHEELLALERRYAKFYAQQFSQ from the coding sequence TTGAAAACTCGTTCTAATTACTGGCAACTGCTGCCCTATATTAGACCCCAGTGGCAGAATATTACTAAGGGATTTGTCGGCATTTTGGGCTATGTGCTGGCGACGTTAACGCTAATTAATTTTGCTGGCAAGTTAGCAACACCCTTTGGTCAAGGTAATGTGATCGCGATCGCTCAATTAGCTGCCATCTTAGGCTTAGTGTTTCTTGTCCGGGGCTTTTTTCAGTCTGTGCAAGATATTTACATGGCTAAAGCCGCTTTAAGAGTCGCTTTCTATCTCCGTAAGCAAGTATACGCCCACCTGCAAAAGCTAGATTTAAGTTATTTTGAAACCGCCAAGGCTGGTGATTTATCTTACCGCCTCACCGAAGATATTGACCGCATTGGGGAAGTAATTAATAAACTATTTCATGACTTTCTACCCTGCGTTTTGCAGTTGATAGCCATCCCCATTTATATGATTTACCTGAACTGGCAACTCACCCTAGCCACGGTGATTGTTGCCCCGTTGATGGGTATTTTAATTGGTTGGTTTGGGGAACGCTTACGTAAATATTCCCTCAAAAGTCAAAATCGCGTATCTGATTTATCAGCGATTCTGACTGAGGTTTTCAGTGGTATTCGCCTAGTGAGGGCATTTGCGGCGGAAAATTATGAAATCGCTAGATTTAGCCATGAAGCAGAACGCAGTTTTCAAGCTAAATATTCAGCCGAACGCCTGAAAGCAGTACAAATTCCCATCATCGGATTTTTGGAAGCTTTGAGTGCTTTATCTTTAATTTTGGTGGGTGCATGGCAAATTCAGCAACAAAACTTAACCGTAGGGGAGTTTTTCAGTTACTTAGCCGCAGCCGGCTTATTAATTGATCCCATCGGTCATGTTACGAACAACTACAACGAATTTAAGCAAGGGGAAGCTTCCGTTGACCGGATTTTTGAGTTGATAGCAATCCAACCAACGGTGCTAGAACCAGCTAATGCCACGAATTTACCACCAGTGCAGGGTAAAGTCGAATATCGTCATATAACATTCGCTTACAAACCAGGGGAACCAGTTTTAAAAGATATTAGTTTGTTAGTGATGCCAGGGGAAGCGATCGCTCTTGTCGGTGCATCTGGTGCTGGTAAAACCACCTTTGTCAATCTTCTCCCCCGCTTTTATGATCCCGCAACTGGGCAAATATTAATTGATGGTGTAGATATTCGCCACGTCACCCTAGAGAGTTTGCGGCGACAAATTGGTATCGTTCCCCAAGAAACCATCATGTTTTCTGGGACTGTAGCTCAAAATATTGCCTTTGGACAAGACACTTATGATTTAGAAGCCGTTACAGCAGCCGCCAAAATTGCTAACGCCCATCAATTTATTAGCCAGCTACCAGAAGGTTATCAGACTTGGGTAGGTGAGAGGGGGGTAAATTTATCTGGTGGACAAAGACAAAGAATAGCGATCGCCCGTGCTGTGTTGCTGAACCCGCAAATTTTGATTTTAGATGAAGCCACATCAGCCTTAGATTCCGAATCAGAAGCCTTGGTACAGGAAGCATTAGAAAGACTGATGCAGCAACGGACAGTATTTATTATTGCCCACCGTTTAAGTACAGTCAGAAGATGCGATCGCATTTTAGTTTTAGAACGGGGACAAATCGTAGAATCAGGCACTCATGAAGAATTGTTAGCCCTAGAACGCCGTTATGCCAAGTTTTATGCTCAACAGTTTAGTCAATAA
- a CDS encoding NAD(P)H-dependent glycerol-3-phosphate dehydrogenase, protein MQETTIAILGAGAWGATLANLAAANGHRVRVWSRQGADTLATVLQDAQIVLSAISMKGVREVASQVNSFPLSPTTIFVTATKGLEPQTIFTPSKIWQSTFPDHPVVVLSGPNLSQEIQQSLPAATVVASQDATAAQKVQLAFSSQRFRVYTNPDPVGVELGGTLKNVMAIAAGVCDGLHLGTNAKAALVTRGLTEMVRIGNFWGAKTETFYGLSGLGDLLATCNSPLSRNYQVGYQLAGGKSLTEILANLPGTAEGVNTCQVLVQLARQQNIVIPITEQVYRLIQSDVTPQQALDELMLRDIKPEYS, encoded by the coding sequence GTGCAAGAAACTACCATCGCAATTTTAGGTGCAGGTGCTTGGGGTGCAACCTTAGCCAATTTAGCAGCAGCTAATGGTCATCGGGTGCGTGTTTGGTCACGGCAGGGTGCTGACACTTTGGCAACAGTTTTACAAGATGCCCAAATAGTCCTGTCTGCTATCTCGATGAAAGGGGTAAGAGAAGTCGCGTCGCAAGTCAATTCTTTCCCCCTTTCACCCACAACCATTTTTGTCACTGCTACCAAAGGTTTAGAGCCACAGACTATCTTTACACCTTCAAAAATTTGGCAATCAACTTTTCCTGATCATCCAGTAGTTGTTCTGTCTGGGCCAAATTTATCTCAAGAAATTCAACAATCATTACCAGCTGCTACGGTGGTAGCCAGTCAAGACGCTACTGCTGCCCAAAAGGTGCAGCTGGCTTTTTCTTCCCAGAGGTTTCGAGTATATACAAATCCTGATCCTGTGGGTGTGGAATTGGGCGGCACACTCAAAAACGTCATGGCGATCGCAGCTGGTGTTTGTGATGGTTTACATCTGGGAACTAACGCCAAAGCCGCTTTAGTGACTCGCGGACTCACAGAAATGGTTCGCATTGGCAATTTCTGGGGAGCGAAGACGGAAACATTTTATGGTTTATCTGGTCTGGGAGATTTGTTAGCCACCTGTAACAGCCCTTTAAGTCGTAATTACCAAGTTGGCTATCAGTTAGCTGGTGGTAAGTCACTGACAGAAATTTTGGCTAATTTACCAGGAACCGCCGAAGGAGTAAACACTTGTCAGGTATTAGTACAACTAGCTAGGCAACAAAATATAGTCATCCCGATTACCGAGCAAGTTTATCGATTAATTCAAAGTGATGTTACACCACAACAAGCACTAGATGAACTGATGCTGCGAGATATCAAGCCAGAATACAGCTAA